From the genome of Salvelinus fontinalis isolate EN_2023a chromosome 20, ASM2944872v1, whole genome shotgun sequence, one region includes:
- the LOC129817195 gene encoding golgin subfamily A member 6-like protein 24 isoform X2 — MMKLVLVFALVASFFAENLLLPVGKERQREDVVTRCLVEVLSKALTKPDSHPLDQECKDILKAGAQHAALLEKKSDEEVLTHKEEVKGHEPEPEVPGADVKDIEARLKSVEEKRETPEDEERSQESWDLNDEKKKRIWKPTHRYHHKEVSEEKREEPDEERSQESWSLGDEKEKRYRPAYRYTPKTHHKRDEDGLEEEREEPEEERSQESWSLGEEKEKRETPEDEERSQESWNLNDEKEKRIWKPTHRYHHKEVSEEKREEPDEERSQESWSLDEEKGEEKEKRYRPIYRYTPKTHHKRDDKGEKCSQESWDLKDEKEKREEEEEREKRIWKPTHRYHHKKHHKRGADSPEEESEEKRSDESEEEEDREKRIWKPTNRYHHNKHHQRSGDSSEEEEEERRSDSDEQKEKRHGDAEEERERYLAEKRSEVESRLLAEGETYEKRSPWAYRGYYHPAWWKRGIEPLTPSHKMEELAKLLKRHQLASQSEPAEEMKKSVPLTPEEEKELQNLAAMDTELQKIAEKMHENKSK, encoded by the exons ATGATGAAACTTGTGCTTGTTTTTGCTTTGGTTGCGTCTTTCTTCGCAG AAAATCTATTACTTCCCGTTGGAAAAGAACGACAGAGAGAAGATGTG GTAACACGGTGCTTGGTTGAGGTCCTGTCCAAGGCACTGACCAAACCTGACTCTCACCCTCTGGATCAGGAATGCAAAGATATTCTCAAAGCAG GTGCCCAACATGCTGCTCTTCTGGAGAAGAAAAGTGATGAGGAGGTGCTGACCCATAAAGAGGAGGTCAAAGGTCATGAACCTGAGCCTGAGGTTCCAGGGGCTGACGTGAAGGACATCGAGGCCCGCCTGAAgtctgtggaggagaagagagagacaccgGAGGACGAAGAGCGCAGCCAGGAGTCATGGGACCTCAACgatgagaagaagaagaggatttGGAAACCAACGCACAGGTATCATCACAAAGAGGtgtctgaggagaagagagaagagccAGACGAAGAACGTAGCCAGGAATCCTGGAGCCTGGGTGatgagaaggagaagagataTAGGCCTGCCTATCGGTACACCCCAAAGACACACCACAAACGAGACGAAGACggtttagaggaggagagagaagagccagAAGAGGAACGCAGCCAAGAGTCCTGGAGCCTGGgcgaagagaaggagaagagagagacaccgGAGGACGAAGAGCGCAGCCAGGAGTCATGGAACCTCAACgatgagaaggagaagagaatTTGGAAACCAACGCACAGGTATCATCACAAAGAGGtgtctgaggagaagagagaagagccAGACGAAGAACGTAGCCAGGAATCCTGGAGCCTGGACgaagagaagggagaagagaaggagaagagatatAGGCCTATCTATCGGTACACCCCAAAGACACACCACAAACGAGATGACAAAGGTGAAAAGTGCAGTCAGGAGTCCTGGGATCTGAAGGAtgagaaggaaaagagagaggaggaagaggaaagagagaaaagaatTTGGAAACCCACACACAGGTATCACCACAAGAAACACCACAAACGAGGTGCTGACTCACCAGAGGAGGAATCAGAGGAAAAGAGATCAGATGagtcagaagaagaggaggatagagagaagagaatcTGGAAACCAACAAACAGGTACCATCACAACAAGCATCACCAACGCAGTGGGgattcctcagaggaggaagaagaggaacgAAGGAGTGATTCTGACGAACAGAAGGAGAAGAGGCACGGAGATgccgaggaggagagagagag GTACCTGGCGGAGAAGAGGAGTGAGGTGGAGAGTCGTCTCCTGGCGGAGGGGGAGACATATGAGAAACGTTCTCCCTGGGCGTACAGAGGATACTACCACCCCGCCTGGTGGAAGCGAGGGATAGAGCCACTCACACCATCACATAAG ATGGAGGAACTGGCAAAGCTGCTGAAGAGGCACCAACTGGCCAGCCAATCAGAGCCAGCGGAGGAGATGAAGAAGAGCGTACCTCTAACCCCAGAGGAG gagAAGGAGCTGCAAAACCTAGCAGCTATGGACACGGAGCTACAGAAAATTGCTGAGAAGATGCATGAAAACAAGAGCAAATAG
- the LOC129817195 gene encoding uncharacterized protein LOC129817195 isoform X3 gives MMKLVLVFALVASFFAENLLLPVGKERQREDVVTRCLVEVLSKALTKPDSHPLDQECKDILKAGAQHAALLEKKSDEEVLTHKEEVKGHEPEPEVPGADVKDIEARLKSVEEKRETPEDEERSQESWDLNDEKKKRIWKPTHRYHHKEVSEEKREEPDEERSQESWSLGDEKEKRYRPAYRYTPKTHHKRDEDGLEEEREEPEEERSQESWSLGEEKEKRETPEDEERSQESWNLNDEKEKRIWKPTHRYHHKEVSEEKREEPDEERSQESWSLDEEKGEEKEKRYRPIYRYTPKTHHKRDDKGEKCSQESWDLKDEKEKREEEEEREKRIWKPTHRYHHKKHHKRGADSPEEESEEKRSDESEEEEDREKRIWKPTNRYLAEKRSEVESRLLAEGETYEKRSPWAYRGYYHPAWWKRGIEPLTPSHKMEELAKLLKRHQLASQSEPAEEMKKSVPLTPEEEKELQNLAAMDTELQKIAEKMHENKSK, from the exons ATGATGAAACTTGTGCTTGTTTTTGCTTTGGTTGCGTCTTTCTTCGCAG AAAATCTATTACTTCCCGTTGGAAAAGAACGACAGAGAGAAGATGTG GTAACACGGTGCTTGGTTGAGGTCCTGTCCAAGGCACTGACCAAACCTGACTCTCACCCTCTGGATCAGGAATGCAAAGATATTCTCAAAGCAG GTGCCCAACATGCTGCTCTTCTGGAGAAGAAAAGTGATGAGGAGGTGCTGACCCATAAAGAGGAGGTCAAAGGTCATGAACCTGAGCCTGAGGTTCCAGGGGCTGACGTGAAGGACATCGAGGCCCGCCTGAAgtctgtggaggagaagagagagacaccgGAGGACGAAGAGCGCAGCCAGGAGTCATGGGACCTCAACgatgagaagaagaagaggatttGGAAACCAACGCACAGGTATCATCACAAAGAGGtgtctgaggagaagagagaagagccAGACGAAGAACGTAGCCAGGAATCCTGGAGCCTGGGTGatgagaaggagaagagataTAGGCCTGCCTATCGGTACACCCCAAAGACACACCACAAACGAGACGAAGACggtttagaggaggagagagaagagccagAAGAGGAACGCAGCCAAGAGTCCTGGAGCCTGGgcgaagagaaggagaagagagagacaccgGAGGACGAAGAGCGCAGCCAGGAGTCATGGAACCTCAACgatgagaaggagaagagaatTTGGAAACCAACGCACAGGTATCATCACAAAGAGGtgtctgaggagaagagagaagagccAGACGAAGAACGTAGCCAGGAATCCTGGAGCCTGGACgaagagaagggagaagagaaggagaagagatatAGGCCTATCTATCGGTACACCCCAAAGACACACCACAAACGAGATGACAAAGGTGAAAAGTGCAGTCAGGAGTCCTGGGATCTGAAGGAtgagaaggaaaagagagaggaggaagaggaaagagagaaaagaatTTGGAAACCCACACACAGGTATCACCACAAGAAACACCACAAACGAGGTGCTGACTCACCAGAGGAGGAATCAGAGGAAAAGAGATCAGATGagtcagaagaagaggaggatagagagaagagaatcTGGAAACCAACAAACAG GTACCTGGCGGAGAAGAGGAGTGAGGTGGAGAGTCGTCTCCTGGCGGAGGGGGAGACATATGAGAAACGTTCTCCCTGGGCGTACAGAGGATACTACCACCCCGCCTGGTGGAAGCGAGGGATAGAGCCACTCACACCATCACATAAG ATGGAGGAACTGGCAAAGCTGCTGAAGAGGCACCAACTGGCCAGCCAATCAGAGCCAGCGGAGGAGATGAAGAAGAGCGTACCTCTAACCCCAGAGGAG gagAAGGAGCTGCAAAACCTAGCAGCTATGGACACGGAGCTACAGAAAATTGCTGAGAAGATGCATGAAAACAAGAGCAAATAG
- the LOC129817195 gene encoding golgin subfamily A member 6-like protein 24 isoform X1, producing the protein MMKLVLVFALVASFFAENLLLPVGKERQREDVVTRCLVEVLSKALTKPDSHPLDQECKDILKAGAQHAALLEKKSDEEVLTHKEEVKGHEPEPEVPGADVKDIEARLKSVEEKRETPEDEERSQESWDLNDEKKKRIWKPTHRYHHKEVSEEKREEPDEERSQESWSLGDEKEKRYRPAYRYTPKTHHKRDEDGLEEEREEPEEERSQESWSLGEEKEKRETPEDEERSQESWNLNDEKEKRIWKPTHRYHHKEVSEEKREEPDEERSQESWSLDEEKGEEKEKRYRPIYRYTPKTHHKRDDKGEKCSQESWDLKDEKEKREEEEEREKRIWKPTHRYHHKKHHKRGADSPEEESEEKRSDESEEEEDREKRIWKPTNRYHHNKHHQRSGDSSEEEEEERRSDSDEQKEKRHGDAEEERERQEALMYLAEKRSEVESRLLAEGETYEKRSPWAYRGYYHPAWWKRGIEPLTPSHKMEELAKLLKRHQLASQSEPAEEMKKSVPLTPEEEKELQNLAAMDTELQKIAEKMHENKSK; encoded by the exons ATGATGAAACTTGTGCTTGTTTTTGCTTTGGTTGCGTCTTTCTTCGCAG AAAATCTATTACTTCCCGTTGGAAAAGAACGACAGAGAGAAGATGTG GTAACACGGTGCTTGGTTGAGGTCCTGTCCAAGGCACTGACCAAACCTGACTCTCACCCTCTGGATCAGGAATGCAAAGATATTCTCAAAGCAG GTGCCCAACATGCTGCTCTTCTGGAGAAGAAAAGTGATGAGGAGGTGCTGACCCATAAAGAGGAGGTCAAAGGTCATGAACCTGAGCCTGAGGTTCCAGGGGCTGACGTGAAGGACATCGAGGCCCGCCTGAAgtctgtggaggagaagagagagacaccgGAGGACGAAGAGCGCAGCCAGGAGTCATGGGACCTCAACgatgagaagaagaagaggatttGGAAACCAACGCACAGGTATCATCACAAAGAGGtgtctgaggagaagagagaagagccAGACGAAGAACGTAGCCAGGAATCCTGGAGCCTGGGTGatgagaaggagaagagataTAGGCCTGCCTATCGGTACACCCCAAAGACACACCACAAACGAGACGAAGACggtttagaggaggagagagaagagccagAAGAGGAACGCAGCCAAGAGTCCTGGAGCCTGGgcgaagagaaggagaagagagagacaccgGAGGACGAAGAGCGCAGCCAGGAGTCATGGAACCTCAACgatgagaaggagaagagaatTTGGAAACCAACGCACAGGTATCATCACAAAGAGGtgtctgaggagaagagagaagagccAGACGAAGAACGTAGCCAGGAATCCTGGAGCCTGGACgaagagaagggagaagagaaggagaagagatatAGGCCTATCTATCGGTACACCCCAAAGACACACCACAAACGAGATGACAAAGGTGAAAAGTGCAGTCAGGAGTCCTGGGATCTGAAGGAtgagaaggaaaagagagaggaggaagaggaaagagagaaaagaatTTGGAAACCCACACACAGGTATCACCACAAGAAACACCACAAACGAGGTGCTGACTCACCAGAGGAGGAATCAGAGGAAAAGAGATCAGATGagtcagaagaagaggaggatagagagaagagaatcTGGAAACCAACAAACAGGTACCATCACAACAAGCATCACCAACGCAGTGGGgattcctcagaggaggaagaagaggaacgAAGGAGTGATTCTGACGAACAGAAGGAGAAGAGGCACGGAGATgccgaggaggagagagagaggcaggaggctCTGAT GTACCTGGCGGAGAAGAGGAGTGAGGTGGAGAGTCGTCTCCTGGCGGAGGGGGAGACATATGAGAAACGTTCTCCCTGGGCGTACAGAGGATACTACCACCCCGCCTGGTGGAAGCGAGGGATAGAGCCACTCACACCATCACATAAG ATGGAGGAACTGGCAAAGCTGCTGAAGAGGCACCAACTGGCCAGCCAATCAGAGCCAGCGGAGGAGATGAAGAAGAGCGTACCTCTAACCCCAGAGGAG gagAAGGAGCTGCAAAACCTAGCAGCTATGGACACGGAGCTACAGAAAATTGCTGAGAAGATGCATGAAAACAAGAGCAAATAG
- the LOC129817196 gene encoding tRNA (adenine(58)-N(1))-methyltransferase non-catalytic subunit TRM6-like, whose amino-acid sequence MADNGDNDSQHRVNEGDYVVLKRGDIYKAVQIQKKKKTVFEKQWFFLDNAVGELYGTTFEVVTGGTLQPRKPKLVESSADAKEAGTDNRNILDDGKSQKLTRDDIETLKEQGLKGQDIVQQLIENSTTFRDKTEFAQEKYIKKKKKKYENSVMVLRPSCRVMAMMYHGREPGKICHLRYDTLAQMLTLGNIHAGSKVLVFETCAGLVLGAVMERMGGYGSVVQMYPGGGPVRAGMESFGFPSHFHDTLHEFPICHVNALLAGALDTEAKDIDADSGQANGDKPNLTQTGPEKAESKECSPDTKDQCMETSTSTDPAADKEREEREKLREIRGQERKVKMEEKRKKLAAAAAVLEGRNADGLVIASRFHPCPVLLGLIKFLAPSRPFVVYSQYKEPLIECYTKLKEQGGTVSLRLTDSWIRHYQVLPNRTHPMLLMSGGGGYLLSGTTVATDTPKMGSTRGEEPAAKRLKLTETTEG is encoded by the exons ATGGCGGACAATGGCGATAATGACTCCCAGCACAGAGTGAATGAGGGTGACTACGTAGTACTGAAACGGGGAGATATCTACAAAGCTGTGCAGATTCAAAAGAAAAA GAAAACTGTATTTGAAAAGCAGTGGTTCTTCCTGGACAATGCAGTGGGGGAGTTGTATGGGACCACCTTTGAAGTCGTGACTGGTGGAACACTGCAGCCACGGAAACCTAAACTCGTTGAGAGCTCTGCAG ATGCCAAGGAAGCAGGAACAGACAACAGGAACATTCTGGACGATGGAAAATCACAGAAACTCACCAGAGACGATATTGAGACCCTCAAAGAGCAAGGTCTGAAGGGACAG GACATAGTCCAGCAGCTGATAGAGAACAGTACAACATTCAGGGACAAGACTGAGTTTGCACAGGAGAAATACatcaagaaaaaaaagaaaaa GTATGAGAACAGTGTGATGGTTCTAAGGCCCTCCTGTCGTGTCATGGCTATGATGTACCACGGCAGAGAACCAGGGAAGATATG CCACCTGCGGTATGACACCCTTGCCCAGATGCTGACTCTGGGGAATATCCATGCAGGCAGTAAGGTGCTGGTGTTTGAGACCTGTGCTGGACTGGTGCTGGGGGCTGTcatggagaggatgggag gCTATGGGTCAGTGGTGCAGATGTACCCAGGAGGAGGTCCTGTGAGGGCGGGGATGGAGAGCTTTGGGTTCCCGTCCCACTTCCACGACACGCTCCATGAGTTCCCCATCTGTCACGTCAATGCACTGCTGGCGGGGGCACTGGACACAGAGGCCAAAGACATAGACGCAG ATTCCGGACAGGCCAATGGGGACAAGCCCAACCTGACCCAGACTGGCCCAGAGAAGGCAGAAAGCAAGGAGTGTAGCCCAGACACAAAGGACCAATGCATGGAGACTAGTACCAGTACAGACCCTGCCgcggacaaggagagagaggagagggagaaacttAGAGAGATCAGA GGCCAGGAGAGGAAGGTGAagatggaggagaagaggaagaaactagctgctgctgctgccgtgCTGGAGGGGAGGAACGCCGACGG GTTGGTGATTGCCAGTCGGTTCCACCCCTGTCCAGTTCTACTTGGCCTTATCAAGTTCCTCGCCCCCTCCAGACCCTTTGTCGTGTACTCTCAATACAAAGAG CCTCTGATAGAGTGCTATACAAAGCTCAAGGAACAAGGCGGAACAGTCAGCCTGCGACTCACCGATTCCTGGATCAGACATTACCAG gTGTTGCCTAACAGGACGCACCCCATGCTGCTGATGAGTGGGGGTGGGGGCTACCTCCTCTCCGGGACGACCGTTGCTACGGATACACCGAAGATGGGTTcaacgagaggagaggagccagCCGCAAAGAGACTGAAACTCACAGAGACCACAGAGGGATAA